The following coding sequences are from one Clarias gariepinus isolate MV-2021 ecotype Netherlands chromosome 19, CGAR_prim_01v2, whole genome shotgun sequence window:
- the tmem223 gene encoding transmembrane protein 223, which produces MASQCLILTARVSFFAPHRLTCVQHLRTFPPLCNRYVGIIQNRPVLNRFKCTYLTSERRHFVPLLCGPLVRSSHSAVLRDVVLFEHDRTRFFRLLALFCGGQFLFWSYLAYFAFTGLRDTRKSNKEGKKVRTDLGFFSFDMNLGSNSWRFGFTLGCLIIGGGIVGLGMLFSRRSVSRVVLHKGGGKVTVCTQSPLGVSNAWQLTVPLNQVACHAHRQESPSFIPLKVKDHKFYFLLDKEGNLTNMKLFDVTVGAYRPF; this is translated from the exons ATGGCGTCTCAGTGTTTAATATTGACAGCTCGGGTTTCTTTCTTTGCACCCCATCGCCTGACATGTGTACAGCATTTACGCACTTTTCCGCCTCTGTGCAACCGGTATGTGGGAATTATACAGAACCGCCCGGTCTTGAATCGATTTAAATGCACGTACTTGACCTCTGAAAGGCGCCACTTTGTGCCGTTACTCTGCGGTCCGCTGGTCCGAAGCTCGCATTCCGCCGTGCTGCGAGATGTGGTGCTGTTCGAGCATGACCGAACCCGCTTCTTTAGGCTCCTGGCTCTGTTCTGTGGAGGTCAGTTTCTTTTCTGGAGCTACTTGGCCTATTTTGCATTTACGGGACTTCGAGACACGCGAAAGAGCAACAAAGAGGGCAAAAAGGTCAGGACGGACCTGGGTTTTTTTAGCTTTGACATGAACCTTGGTTCAAATTCCTGGAGATTTGGATTCACTCTTGGCTGTCTTATTATAG GTGGAGGGATTGTCGGACTGGGCATGTTGTTCAGCCGACGCTCCGTGAGTCGCGTGGTCCTGCATAAAGGAGGTGGAAAGGTGACTGTGTGTACTCAGTCACCTCTAGGCGTAAGCAATGCCTGGCAACTAACTGTACCTTTGAATCAAGTGGCTTGTCATGCGCACAGACAGGAATCACCTTCCTTCATCCCTCTCAAAGTAAAAGATCACAAATTCTACTTCCTTTTGGATAAGGAAGGAAACCTGACCAATATGAAACTGTTTGATGTCACTGTCGGTGCCTACAGACCGTTCTAG
- the fosl1b gene encoding protein c-Fos isoform X2: MTGFDGHDNPGELFGEMDPSNRSAAYTYELYTDMAARLDLNSTTTHMSKMMTDAGTSTLSADSVTSRPDDEWLLESSLISESLVSEAVCAWDTMASFLPSSLPKCPCLLSQCFTPELLHSGTQDRSQDPDKVHRNQLRSGEECERRRARRERNRIAAARCRDRRRMLTDTLQNETEELERVKAQLEAEIAGLEREKERLELVLEAHKPACKMNGSNPE, translated from the exons ATGACCGGTTTTGACGGTCATGATAATCCTGGTGAACTTTTTGGAGAGATGGATCCGAGCAACAGGAGTGCAGCTTACACTTATGAACTTTACACCGACATGGCAGCACGATTGGATCTGAACTCCACAACCACCCACATGAGCAAG ATGATGACAGATGCAGGCACATCCACCCTCAGTGCTGACTCTGTCACCTCCAGGCCAGATGATGAGTGGCTTCTCGAGTCCTCTCTAATCTCAGAGTCTCTAGTCTCAGAAGCAGTGTGCGCCTGGGACACCATGGCCTCGTTTCTGCCCTCTTCTCTGCCAAAATGTCCATGTCTCCTGTCACAGTGTTTCACTCCAGAGCTGCTCCATTCTGGGACACAAGACAGATCTCAGGATCCAGACAAAGTTCACAGAAATCAACTT AGATCCGGTGAGGAGTGTGAGAGGAGGAGAGCGCGGAGGGAAAGGAACAGAATAGCAGCAGCTAGATGTCGGGATCGTCGACGCATGCTTACGGACACGTTACAAAAC GAGACTGAGGAGTTGGAGCGTGTGAAGGCTCAGTTGGAGGCAGAAATTGCTGggctggagagagagaaagaaaggctGGAGTTAGTTCTGGAGGCTCATAAGCCTGCCTGTAAGATGAACGGCTCGAATCCTGAATAG
- the fosl1b gene encoding protein c-Fos isoform X1 encodes MTGFDGHDNPGELFGEMDPSNRSAAYTYELYTDMAARLDLNSTTTHMSKKMMTDAGTSTLSADSVTSRPDDEWLLESSLISESLVSEAVCAWDTMASFLPSSLPKCPCLLSQCFTPELLHSGTQDRSQDPDKVHRNQLRSGEECERRRARRERNRIAAARCRDRRRMLTDTLQNETEELERVKAQLEAEIAGLEREKERLELVLEAHKPACKMNGSNPE; translated from the exons ATGACCGGTTTTGACGGTCATGATAATCCTGGTGAACTTTTTGGAGAGATGGATCCGAGCAACAGGAGTGCAGCTTACACTTATGAACTTTACACCGACATGGCAGCACGATTGGATCTGAACTCCACAACCACCCACATGAGCAAG AAGATGATGACAGATGCAGGCACATCCACCCTCAGTGCTGACTCTGTCACCTCCAGGCCAGATGATGAGTGGCTTCTCGAGTCCTCTCTAATCTCAGAGTCTCTAGTCTCAGAAGCAGTGTGCGCCTGGGACACCATGGCCTCGTTTCTGCCCTCTTCTCTGCCAAAATGTCCATGTCTCCTGTCACAGTGTTTCACTCCAGAGCTGCTCCATTCTGGGACACAAGACAGATCTCAGGATCCAGACAAAGTTCACAGAAATCAACTT AGATCCGGTGAGGAGTGTGAGAGGAGGAGAGCGCGGAGGGAAAGGAACAGAATAGCAGCAGCTAGATGTCGGGATCGTCGACGCATGCTTACGGACACGTTACAAAAC GAGACTGAGGAGTTGGAGCGTGTGAAGGCTCAGTTGGAGGCAGAAATTGCTGggctggagagagagaaagaaaggctGGAGTTAGTTCTGGAGGCTCATAAGCCTGCCTGTAAGATGAACGGCTCGAATCCTGAATAG